A window of Microbispora hainanensis genomic DNA:
AGGTTGACGTTCGCCTGGTGGCTGAGCAGCACCCCCTTCGGCGGCCCGGTGGTGCCGGACGTGTAGAGGATCACAGCGGTGTCGTCCGGCTTGACGGCGGGCAGGTCGCCGGCCGGATGGGCCGCCAGGTCGGCCAGGAGGTGGCGGGCTACGCCGCCGGTCTCGGGGATCTCCGGCTCGGCCTCCCCGTTCACCACCAGATGGGTGATCGCCGGCACGGCGGCGGCGTGCTCGCGCGCCAAGGGCTCGAGGTCGGCGTCGCAGACCAGCACGGTCGCGCCGGAGTTCTCCAGGTAGTACCGCAGCAGGTAGGACCCGCTCGCGACGTTCAGCGGCACCTCGACCAGCCCGGCCCTGGCCAGGGCGAACCACACCTGCACCGCGGCGACGCTGCTGCGCATCAGCAGGCAGACGCGGTCGCCAGGGCGCAGGCCGAGCGACAGGAAGCCCGCCGCGAGGCGGGAGGCGGTCGCGTCGAGCTCGCGGTAGCCGGTGCGCTCCCCCGCGATCAGGAGGAACGCGTCGTCACTGGCGCGTCCGGCCGCGCCCGAGAGCCAGTCGCCGATCGTCACCGCGGGCGCGGTCGCGCGGGAGTTCGTCACACCGCTCCTTTCCACTGGGCCTGCTTTTCACTGGGCCTGCTTTTCACTGGGCCGCGTCTCGGCGGCGGTAGGTCGTCCACGTGGGCAGCGACTCCGGGTAGTCGGCGGGCTCCGGCGCGGTGCCGGGCCAGCGCATCCGGTGGGTCCCGGACAGGCCGCCGGCCAGCTCGTCCGCCGGCACGGCGTACATGAAGGCGATCGTCCTGCGGGCGAACAGCCAGCGGTCCCCCACTCGGCGGTACTCGTCGTCGTACCGGTAGGCGGCCAGGACCGTCGTCCGCCGCGTCACCAGCTCGGCGTGGCCGGCCGCCCAGCCCACCGCCGTGTCGTCGCCGGTGAGCTCGACGACGTGCGCGTCGAGCGTGTGCAGGGTCGTCCGGTAGATGTCCATCGCCCCGGCGTACGCGGCGCGCAGGGCCGCGTGACCGGCGGCGACGTCGCCGTGCCGGTCGAACACGCCGTCCTTGGTGTACATGCCGACCACGGTGTCGATGTCGTGGTCGTCCACGGCGCGGGTGTACAGCAGGGCCAGGTCGCGGATCGCCTCCCGGTCCCGCAGGCCGCGCAGCTCGGCGAGCAGGCCGGCGAGGTCTCCCTCCCGGAGGTGGCGGACCGTCGTCCGGGCCGCCACCAGCCCGGCGAGGTCCGCCGCCGGGTCAACGCCCATCGCGCGCCCCGAACCGGGGGCCGGGCAGGGTGCGCAGCAGCGCCTCCAGCTTCTCGGGCACCGGCGTCTTGTTCCACTCCAGGTCCCGGCAGGCGTACGTCATGGTCCCGCGGGTGACCAGCTCGCCGTCGCGGGTGAACTCGTAGCCGACGGTGTAAGAGCTGCCGCCGATGCGGTCGAGCACGAGCTGGCAGGTCAGCTCGTCGAAGACCTTGACCGTCTGCAGATAGTCGCACCCCGAGTTGACGCCCACGGTGACGATGCCGAGCTGCTCCTGCATCTCCCCGCTGCGGATGCCGTTGGCGTACAGCCAGGAGGTGTACGCGCGCTCCATCCACCGGTAGTAGATGGCGAAGTACGCGATGCCGACGACGTCGCAGTCGCCGTAGGCGAGCCGGAAGGTGAGCTGGTCGGGGCGCTGTGTCACGGTTTCTCCTCAGTCACGGGTTCCAGGGCGACGGTCGCGGTCCCCTTCAGCACCGGCTCGCCGCCGGCCCCGGTGAGGACGACGTCACAGTCGGCCAGCCGTACCCTGTTCTCGGTCCGCACGGCCGTCACGACGCCGCTCGCGCACAGCTCGTCGCCCGCGAAGACATTGCGCAGGAAGCGGACCCGGAAGCGGCGCAGCCGGTCGTGGCCGCCGCTCCAGGCGGCGAGCATGTTCATCACATAGCCCATGTTGAGCGGCCCCTGGTTGACGGGCCGGTCGCCCAGGCCGAGGGCCCGCACGGCGGCGACGTCGAAGTGGATGGGGTTGGGGTCGGCGAGCAGGGCCGCCATCGTCTTCATCTTCTCCGCACTGACCGAGGGCACCCGCCATTCGGGCAGCACGGCGCCCACCTCGACGTCCATCAGCCCCTCCTCGGGAAGATGATCGAGTTCCAGCAGTCCGCGACGTGGACGCCGTCGGCGGCGTCGTGGAGCCGGAGCCGGTAGCCGACCACGTCGAACGGGCCGGTAGACCGGCCGCTCTTGCGGTCCACGCTGGTGATCTCGCCGCTGACCCGGTAGGTCGCCCCGACGCGCAGCGGGCGGTGCACGGTGGTCTCGTGTTCGCCGAACATCGGGCCGTCGTCCGCGGTGGCGCCGAACCACGCGAACAGCTCGTCCCAGGTGACGCCCATCGCGCCGGTGGCGGCGAGCCAGACGAACAGCGGGTGCGCCACCTCGCCGCCCGGCTCGCCGAGGACCGTGTCCGCGACGAGCCAGGCGCGCCACGGCTCCACGGTGAAGACTCCCCCGGGGAACCGCCGCCCGACGTGCTCGCGCGGGTCGGCGGGCGACGGTCCCGGTGCGGTCCGCTCAGACATTGCGCTCCCGCTCGGCCCAGTACGGCGCGCGCAGCTCACGCTTGAGGATCTTGCCGGTGGG
This region includes:
- a CDS encoding nuclear transport factor 2 family protein translates to MGVDPAADLAGLVAARTTVRHLREGDLAGLLAELRGLRDREAIRDLALLYTRAVDDHDIDTVVGMYTKDGVFDRHGDVAAGHAALRAAYAGAMDIYRTTLHTLDAHVVELTGDDTAVGWAAGHAELVTRRTTVLAAYRYDDEYRRVGDRWLFARRTIAFMYAVPADELAGGLSGTHRMRWPGTAPEPADYPESLPTWTTYRRRDAAQ
- a CDS encoding acyl-CoA thioesterase, with product MTQRPDQLTFRLAYGDCDVVGIAYFAIYYRWMERAYTSWLYANGIRSGEMQEQLGIVTVGVNSGCDYLQTVKVFDELTCQLVLDRIGGSSYTVGYEFTRDGELVTRGTMTYACRDLEWNKTPVPEKLEALLRTLPGPRFGARDGR
- a CDS encoding MaoC family dehydratase, which encodes MDVEVGAVLPEWRVPSVSAEKMKTMAALLADPNPIHFDVAAVRALGLGDRPVNQGPLNMGYVMNMLAAWSGGHDRLRRFRVRFLRNVFAGDELCASGVVTAVRTENRVRLADCDVVLTGAGGEPVLKGTATVALEPVTEEKP
- a CDS encoding MaoC family dehydratase N-terminal domain-containing protein, which translates into the protein MSERTAPGPSPADPREHVGRRFPGGVFTVEPWRAWLVADTVLGEPGGEVAHPLFVWLAATGAMGVTWDELFAWFGATADDGPMFGEHETTVHRPLRVGATYRVSGEITSVDRKSGRSTGPFDVVGYRLRLHDAADGVHVADCWNSIIFPRRG